The sequence TTTATGATTTTAGATCCTCCAAATGGTCCAGGGGTGCCGATATGCCCACAGCGAGAGCTCACTTTGCCTGCTCTGCATCCCCTGAAGGCCTGATTTACATTGCAGGAGGGATGgacaatgatgagaaatctgaataTGGGGCAGCGGTTTATGATGTTGAACAAAACAAATGGGGGATGCTTCCTGATATGAATCAATCGGGAGGTTTTACTGGAGCATTTCTTGATAACAAATTTTGGGTTACGAAGGGCAACTTGCAGGAGGTTTTTGATGTAAATACAAGAACATGGACGTTACAGGAAAATGCATCGCAATGTATGAATGATGGAAAGTTTGTAGCAGCATTTGGAAAGATCTATTCCTTTATGGGAAGAGAAGTTTGGGAGTATGACACTAAACAGAATTCTGAAAAGCCAGTAGATATACTACCTTCAGAAGTTTCCATTGTCTGGTGTGTTACTTTGTGGGGAGACAAGATATTTGTGTGTGCTAGTGATGTAAATGGAAGTGCTTCTTTCTATTTTTACAGTCCTCCCAGAGCAGAAGCCACAACAGCAACGAAGGAGGGGGAGAGGTTAGTTCGTATTGAAGGGCATCCGCGATTCAATGGTCGATTTTACAAAACAGGGACTGTGCAGGTTTGAATGTATTCCAAGTCCTTAATGTCATTGTCACAATCGAGTATTACATTTGTGCTCTCACTTTCTTCATTTTGGTTTATTTTccctttttaatgtattttttagttTTTACTATATTTGTTATGGTCAATCATACTCGATTAAAGGGTGGTTAGTCAGTTTGGGAGGTCAGGCCACCTCTTGTATTTATATGTAATATTGTATAGGTACTAGCACTTGTATTGAAAATACAAGGATTTATATGttttatgtcaaaaaaaaaaattatatgtaagTTAATATGTGAGAgagtacaattttatttttttatttttttaatattgagCAATGCTTTTTGAGATTTGAATTTTAGATCTCTCATCTAGGAGATATTATTTTAGATTCTATTTTTATGTTAAGTAATATTTGAAATATCCAtgcataattttattttattttgtgtatagAATAAGGGAAAGGATCGAGTAGTTAAGCACCCTCACTTCacgtttctcaaaatcttacatggaaatttcaaatcactttcatttttttattgcagcttacttggcaagtgcCCTAcgtataactaaggtttcaaggccacatcatcaaatatggtt is a genomic window of Cryptomeria japonica chromosome 7, Sugi_1.0, whole genome shotgun sequence containing:
- the LOC131051472 gene encoding F-box/kelch-repeat protein At1g80440-like; protein product: MGGRSGHQIPGLPTNSRLAHSLLNQFSVWNLLIGKFEQAVVVIEIEIPSVVSVLTMDDLFPNLPEELGLECLMRVSYQWHKHLRAMNKQWREALHSNRFYQDRKRYSIWEQIIWLIQDNRRVFLYYPLKNSWEILPPVPIISGFCGCCSKCICVNHKLIIMEGSVAKTKMKVHSVFLYDFRSSKWSRGADMPTARAHFACSASPEGLIYIAGGMDNDEKSEYGAAVYDVEQNKWGMLPDMNQSGGFTGAFLDNKFWVTKGNLQEVFDVNTRTWTLQENASQCMNDGKFVAAFGKIYSFMGREVWEYDTKQNSEKPVDILPSEVSIVWCVTLWGDKIFVCASDVNGSASFYFYSPPRAEATTATKEGERLVRIEGHPRFNGRFYKTGTVQV